Within the Gopherus flavomarginatus isolate rGopFla2 chromosome 8, rGopFla2.mat.asm, whole genome shotgun sequence genome, the region ACAGTGGGTGTTTGTTTACAAATTCATTTGTATTTGAATAAAAAAACCCATGGAAATATTTCTAATGGTCTTGTATTTTATAAGAACATATTTTTACAAACGTAACATTAGATCTGAGATCTCCAATTTTGTCCTGCTTTGTAGCGTTTGTATAGTATAACAAGGAATAATGATATATAACTGGATGAAGAAAGGGGAAACTTTTCCCTGATAGGCATTCTAACAGTGAGATCTAGTAGACTGTAAAATAGTCTCAGAAAGGATGTTGGAGTCCCATTGTTTTAATTATTTGGAATCTGACAGTATATTTGTGTGGTATGGAAAATCTGATATTCTGTCAGGTAGTGTTGGAAGTGACTTAATAGCTAACTCGTCTTTTCTGTGACTAAATCAAACACCTTCTATATGCTGAACACAGTGATAAATCTATCATAAATGCCTAGGTAGACAGATCCTGGGTATTCTTTTTTTGTGACTGTCTTGAATTTCCATTAAATACAACGCAAACATTCCTGTAAAATTCTTTTTAGTAATCCTGCAAACCTGTCCTTTTCAACTAGGTTAAATTCTGGACTCTTTGAGGCTAGTTGGTTTTCCTGTTGACTTTACTGGGTTAACTTCAAATGGAATGCAGCACCCAGGTGGATGCTTGTTTCTTCTTGAGTTAATAGttcaatttttgttttgtaaacCATAGGGTTAAATTAATCTAATATTTCATAACATTCCTAACAATCCTGGTTTACTGCCATTTATCACACAggtgatttgatttgatttgtgaAAGaagaattgatttttaaaatctaaccCAGTAATGAGTCAAACTCAAGCAAATGTTTGTTGAGATCTTTGCATTTGAATACTTTCGTTCTATATAAGTTTGAAAGACTGTTGAACCTCATTCTTTAACATAATCTTAAGATACTACTCAAGAGGAGATGCTGAAAATGCAATGAGATACATCAATGGGACACGGCTTGATGATAGGATCATCAGGACAGATTGGGATGCAGGTTTTAAAGAGGGCAGACAGTATGGTCGTGGAAGATCAGGGGGTCAGGTAAGTTGTTCCACAATCTGTTTATCACTATTTACTGGTGAAATTAGTGATGTTTCTTGAATCTTCACTTTTGAGTGACCACTTAGTGGTTAACTTTAATTTTACTAACTTCCATGGCCAGAGTAAAATTTCATCGCATCTAAGAGACTATTATATAATGAATTTAAATATTTGCCCACCAAGAATAAAACCTTATGTCATGTTCCTTTTCTTGGTATTCAAGTTACATTGGAGCCTGtattcagctgctgtgggaagaAAAATGGTACTTGCAGAGCAAGCATAAAAACTGCCCAGCTAAGAGCTGTGTTGTAGCCTGCCAAGAACCATGGGACATCACCTAACTTGCCTAAACTGGAGTAGATTGCAGTTGCTCTTATCTTTGGTGTGTAGGGTAGATCATGTAGATTACAGGTCCCAGGATGGGAGGGTCCATCTTGATAGGAGGAGGGGCGTTGGGGGGGTTATTAAAGAAGACGACAGCAGTATGCTTATATATCATATTGTGCAGGCTGCACTTTCAGCTATTGCTGAAATGAAGTAGAGAAGGAAACTGTCACTAATTTTCCTAAATATTATACAGCTTGTACTGGGGTATATTACCTGGACTGTTGTTACCTGGGACAGATGTTAACTACCTTGTTGGTATTGTATATTAACTCTTGTGCAATAGTTTACTTGCTGGAATGCTCTAATATTTCACTCCCCCCTGCAATCCAGGTCCGAGATGAATATCGGCAGGACTATGATGCTGGGAGAGGAGGTTATGGCAAAGTTGTTCAACCCCAGTGAATATTGAATGACCCATCAGCATCACAGGAGAACTGTAGCTGCATCGTGGTAAATCTTATGTTGAGCAGCAAAGGGCGTCTGTTGCACATGAATGTTGTTTaggtaactgattttttttttcagtgttgccGAGATCTTTAAATATATTCAGTATCTCTTCCATTTTTCAAGACTAGTTACAAAATCAGGATCAAAGCTATACTTCGTGTTGTAGGGTAGATTAACAGAATATAGTGAAGATCTGGGAATAAAACTTATAGCACTGATTCACATGAGACATATGTGATTGCTGACTGCTGCTTTTTTAATGTTTGAAGTGTTATACTAGACTGAGCCAGAATTCTTTAACAGAATGTTGATTTCTTCCATATGTCCAAAACCTGATACATAGGCATCAGGCTTTTTTTGTTTACATTAGTAGTGAAGGGAGTGGGTAAGAATTGGTTGTGTaccaaacataaaaataaaaaagagagaaatagtTATTTTTTTGGTAAAATACAGAGAAGGTCCAGATTTCTctgaaatgtgtatttgactaGCAAGAAATAAGATGTCTTTTTTTGGTAACAGCTAGCAAAAATATGAAGGGCACACCTGAACAAACTCTTTACCCTGGGGTTCTCTCTCTATTCATCAAAGTGATAGGAGCGTAGCAGCTAACTGAAGACCTGGCCCATATGTATTTCCACTAAGAGTCTAGTATGTATGAGGTCTGATACCCAATAATATCTGTAGTGTGTGTATACTAGAGGCTGTCACTTTGATATTGTAAAACAGGTGGTGTGAAGTTCCCTTATCCAGTGGGTGGGAAAGGGGACTGCTGTAAGCAAGGGGAATGTAGAGAATTGagaatttaaaaattgctagATGGTATTTGCTACCTCTAAACTTGGCAACACTCTTACTTTTTATCTTTTTAAGGGTAGCTCCTGTATCCGTTTTCTCCAATAAAAGGGGTTTGTTAGTAATTTTATTATGTGGATGAATTCTTTTCCCTATTCCTCCACAGATGGGAGAATTTGCATGTTTACCTCCAAAAGATGGATATCTAAGCAGACAGGGTATATTAAAGGAAAGGAAAGTAGTTCTGAAAGGATGTTTCATTCCTGCTTAGGTTTCAAATAACAAGTAAACTGGCAAAAGCCAAGGTTCAAACTCCAGCCCTACCTTGGAGTCCATTATGCATCTGATGAGAAGTCATATAGTGACTCTAGGACTTTATGTATGACTTTCGCGGCTTGTGTCAAAACCGACTTAAATGATTGTATAGTAGTATGGACTCTTTAAAGTATTAACTGATGCTCAAAATGTTCAAAACCTGGAAATTTCAACAATGTCAAGTTCAGGCTTCCCTGGCTTTGCTTGAGGACTTGGGAATCTTGAGAGATGTATATTGAGTCTAAACACCTTAATCCGGCAGTGTTGAAGACTCATCTGCCTAAAAACTTCTTCCTCTCTCAAATTGCTCAGCCCCCTGGACACTTACCTAATTTTACTAATTCTGCTTTTCCAATCATAATATTAGGGACTGATAACACCTGCATTTATATAAAGAGAAAGCATAACTTACTCCTTTTCTTAAAATATAAAACCTTTCAGGCCTTAATGTGAAAGGTACAAGCCtactatttttctttttacatcaCCTGTAAAGAAGGGTAAAATGAACTGAGTGATGATCTTTAATCAGACTTTCTAAGTATCTTGCAGGTACCTCTATGCATCATGTTTCAGACCCATTACTTTAAGTTATAGGTACAGTGAAGTAAAATGCACACTCACCATCTTATCGTCACATCTAAGAGATTTTAAAATGGTGTATTTCTAACCTTCTCCTGTCATGGAAGGTACTGTAAATGTTTAGTACTGGGATCTTTGATTAGGGGAATGTCCTataaacagaatgagttaactttagggttttttttcttaccTAATGATGCACATGTCTGAGCAGATCTGTCTACCACTTGCTCTGTAACATGTCCAGTAGCAATTTTCAGAAGCATCATCTGTGATTGCACAAGTTTTATGAAAAGATTGTCTATTGTCAAAACCACAAACTACTTTCAAATAAAGCTGCACTActcaaattgatttatttttagatTGTCATTTGTGCCTTAACAGAAGCAGCGATGGGAGTAAAGTAACTACACTTTGCACATTCTTAGCCAAACGCCTTGTTTGGGCTGTCTCCATATGTAATTCACTAAATTATGGAAGAATAACATACTGGAGCAGTGAATAGTCTCCTATCACTTAATTAAGACACTATCTCACAACTATACCCACTTGTTAACAGATCCTGAATGACAATATAACAGTGTAATTTGTTTTGTCACAGGTACCAGGGGGTGCAGCCTGACATGTAACTTTATAGTGGACTGCCAGGCCTACTGTAGTTAAGGTTTGGACCAATTTTCTGTTTAAAGCGTGACTATAAGTGTTCTAAAATTTTCATGCTTACTGATTTGATTGATTGCCTTAAAATTTTGGTGTGCCTCATGAGGGTGCTGGCTTGGGCTAGTGCTCCAATTTTGGGGTCATTTGACCAAGGAATTCCTGAGATACAGcaccccctgacttcccccttccccccacccccagattttcTTAAGGTTGACATTATATCTTTGCATGACCTGGAGGTGAAACCATTGTTCAGATCCTTGCCCAAAGGTCTTGCTTGCATGAGGGTTACTTTTAAAGAGAGCCTAGCATCCCCTTGGCCTTTGGGGGAAGCAAAAGTCAGAACAATATTAGACAGAGAGTTAAGTACATGCCTAAATTGAGAACAAGACTTTCCAAAGTCTCATATGGCAAACTGATTACACTGCATGTGTGCAAAGAGAGGCCAAGAGGGTTTATTGCTACAATAACACACGCCATGTGTGCCATTGAACCTCAACAGCTGGGTATTAGAAGCTCAAATCCAGTACTAGGCAGAAACCTGAAATAAAAAAGGGCATGTTGCCACAACCTGCCTCTGTCAAAAGAAGTGTTATCTAGATACTGCAGAAAATGCAACAGATGCTCAAagtatttttgaaaagaaaataaattacacaTGCAAATGATGGCTGGGAGGTGATACTGAATtagagcagaggggtgggggtgcagtgaggggagatggggggaatAAATGGGGATGGTTGTGGGGCAGGATAGCATTCTGGGAGGAATGATATGGAGGTGGGTATCAGGATGTGTTGGCGGTATTGAGGTTAGGGTTGGGATGAAGATGAGGgtaggttaggggtagggttggtGCAGGGTTAGAGTTTGGGGTAGCGTTGGGTTAGAGTTATGATTAAGGTTGAGGTTTAGGGCTAGGATTTGGGGTTAGGGTCAGATTGATTGGGTTTGGGGTTGAGGTAAGGGTCAGGATGAGGAGTTAGGATTGGGGTTGGGTCGGGGTTAGAGTTGgcttggggatggggttgggctTAGGGGTAGGAGTGAGGGTCGGGGAAGAGTTGGGcttggggtgagggtgaggttagggtcagggttaggtcAGAGtcggggtaggggttagggtgaggggtagggggtTTGAGGGTTAGGGGTTGAGGTTAGGGTGAGGTGGGTTAGGATTGGGGTGTTGGGGTTTTGGGGTTGGGATTAGGTTATGGATTAAaggttgggttggggttgggtgagggtaggggttaggtgtgagggtttagggttgggttagggtcagggttgggttgggattgggggttgaggtcAGGGTTTAGGGTCGGGGGTTGGGAGGAGGGTTGGGTGAGGGTAGGGGATGGGTTAGGGGTgaggtttagggtgagggttaggatTTAGAGTTAGGGCCAGGGTTTAGgggtagggtgagggttaggggatggggtagggttggggttgggaggGTAAGGGTAGAGGTTAGGGGTAAGGGTCAGGTTAGGGCTAGGGGGGTGGAGTTGGacttggagttggggtgaggatttagggttagggttgggggtcGAGGGGAAGTGATAGGGATAGAGAGAGGTTTAGGGTGAGGTGTCATAAAccgataagtaagagttaatagaacaaaagtccttcatatctcttttgcctggaaagggttaacaagatcagtgagcctggctgtcacctgaccagaggaccaatcaggagacaggatactttcaaatctcgagagagggaagttttgtgtgtgtgctgttagtttttggtggttgttcactctgggggatcagatgtgcaaccaggtttctctccaatctccctgatacaggttcttatagatccagaataggtTTAGGGTTCGGGTGAGGTTAGGGTCggggtgagggttaggggttagggtcggAGTCTAGGGGTCAGGGTTtagggtcaggggttagggttaagggtttagggATAGGGGTAAGGGGGAGGGTgaggtcagggtcagggtgaggttAGGGtcggggttagggttggggtctgggggtgagggtgaggggttagggtcaggggtcGGGTTTAGGGTCGGGGTCATGGGttaggggatggggttgggggtagggttgggttagggaGTTGGGGtcgggttagggttttagggttggggttaggggtgagggtttagggggttagggtgaggATTAGGAgtcagggttaggggttggggttgacgggggtgagggttagggtgagggttggggctgggggctaggggctagggtttagggttggaggttagggttagagttgttaaggtgaggggttaggggtcaggtctagggtttagggttagCGGTTGGGGTTTgtgtttagggttggggttgggggttaggggttagggtgaggggttaAGGATTAGGTTGAGGGTAGAGGTTAGGGtctagggttggggttaggggttaggaggttagggtgaggggttagggtctagggttgggttaggggttAAAgtcaggggtagggttagggtttagggttgttagggttagggttcagggTCGGGATCAGGGTCAGGGGtaggggttaagggttagggtgagggggtggggtagggttggggttaggggttagcgtgagggtttagggttagggggttaaggggttaaggttagggttggggttagggtttaggggttgggggtagggggtagggttggggttggggttggctagggttaggggttaggttggggttaggggttaggagttggggtttagggttaggggctagagttggggttggggttaagggttggggttgggatttagcgttagggttaggggtgagggtggtttagggttagggtttaggggtaggggtagggtcagGATcaagggttggggttaggggtgagggtgaggggttaggtaTTAGGTTtaggggtcagggtgagggtttagggttagggttgttagggttaagggttagggttaagggtttaggttggggtgagggttagggcttagggtgagggctgggggctagggttgggggctagggtttagggttgggggttagggttgttagggtgaggggttaggggtcaggtttaggggttggggttagggttagcggttggggttgggggttagggtttagg harbors:
- the NCBP2 gene encoding nuclear cap-binding protein subunit 2 isoform X2, whose protein sequence is MGLDKVKKTACGFCFVEYYSRGDAENAMRYINGTRLDDRIIRTDWDAGFKEGRQYGRGRSGGQVRDEYRQDYDAGRGGYGKVVQPQ